The Arachis ipaensis cultivar K30076 chromosome B07, Araip1.1, whole genome shotgun sequence genomic interval ACCAAACAACATTCACATggtgaatcaaaatcacaaaggccactgaaccgaacaatgttcatgtggtgaataaatggtgatcaacttttaatcaacaagaatagtatttctcctcctcttcctcctcctcctccttcttcttttaaatttgcgCTCGTAggttcttcttcatcttcagttCAATGGATAGTGTAACTAAGGCTTTGAAATTTGCGCTCGTAGGTTCTTCTTtcaaatggataaagttaacattagttaacacaaaaaatttaaaatggactaaagaggaggtttttttaaaattagaaggGAGGAAAATGTACATTTAAAATAGAAGAGAggagagtgtcattttagcatcttgcAGGGAAGGAGAGTGGAATTTTCTCTTGTTTTATTATTAGCTACACCCAAAAACATAATATTAAATGTGAAAAActaatatttaatctattttcaacataaaaaaattattatacaaataaaaattataaaatacttTTAAATGGTACTCTTTAAATATtgaatgatttaaaatttttaatatttaaatcaaAACTAANNNNNNNNNNNNNNNNNNNNNNNNNNNNNNNNNNNNNNNNNNNNNNNNNNNNNNNNNNNNNNNNNNNNNNNNNNNNNNACATTGCAGCCATTTCTTTTTTAATGTaatagaaaattattttttatcttattttttaacCTTATGTTAATTGATTAAGgagtcaataaaatataaaataatcctaagttaaatagataaaaaattaaCCAATTTCTTAAAgatgataaagaaaaatataattacttaaaaattagtttaaaatagtaaatagtaaaaaaattacAACTTATAATTCTTTATCAATCTACAATAATACAATTACACTAATCcttgtttaatattttttctaatataaaatattaatttagaaactaataaaacataaaagaatAATAAAGTACATAGATTTAAAAAATACCTAATTTCCATGAGTCCAATATGCATGTTTACtttgaaatagaaaaataatggatgGTGAAAATTGGAATAACACATGGTAATATGGTATTGTACCTAGTAGTGAGGGATTTAAACCGGTGGATTTATTTTAACACTTAACCATGATCAACTTCTGAACTTCATACACTGATTACAACCTTAATCATTACTAGCTTTTGTTAACACCTAAACCCTCAGAACTTTAAATACCCAGCAACTACTAATCACATGCACTTCCACTCAATCAACTCCTATTTAACACATTTCCGTTTAAATTAGACTAAACATGCATGTGTACCTAATGTTCATGTTCTCCATACATTATCGACTTATCAGTTGTCCTACCTGAAATTCTGCAACCACTGCAGCAGAACAGCTTTTGTCGTGTACCCCCATTATCAATACGTGTAGCAACGGCCATGAGACATAGTGGATGGAAAGCAAGAGCAAAGCTTGAAGTAGCAGCGTACCGTACCGTACATAGTGGGCTAGTGGCATTGTATGCATCTCCTGTGTCCCTCCAAATGCAGAAAATTGGCTACCTCAACTCACAGCAGACAACCTCAGACGACAAAGTCTGCTACTGTGTACATACACAACATTAAACGACAAATTTCAACAATTTTGTTGTATCTTCATGTTATTCTTATTAAGTTAAATTAAACCTGCAGATATATAGCAGCAATAATAATGATTCTCATTCTTCAACTTCCAAGGTGTGTGCCGCCTGGCCTTGGGAATCAACGTAACTCCCTAATCAAGTGGATTTCATTTATTTTCCACTAACAATGTACGGCTAATTATTAATGCATTTACACACGAATTTTATTGTTGCTTCGGCAGGGACAAAAAAGGAATAAACTTGGATAAAGTGGGAAATTATATTTGGGATTAGGAATTTACTGGGGGTAAATTTGTCAGCACACAAAATTTGACTATACCCAAACTCATTCAACTATATATATTTTCCGCATATTTTCACTTACTCACTCAGtcactcttctcttttcttctctcgTTGCTTATGGAGTTCTTTAATAACGAACTCGATTCTTTCTCTAACGACATCGACAAGTAAGTCATCATTGTTTTCTGTTACAAACATGCTTCGTGCTTTCAAGAAACCGCTTTTCTACTGACCATGTTGTTGTGCTTTTAATTTGCAGAATAATGGAGATTTCACCTATGGATGATTTCGACGATTGGGCGCCATTGTTAACCTACAAAAGCACGCAGAAGCTTTTCCTGAACGACTTGCCAGAAGTGGATAACGACTTTGACGACCTTCCACCTCTGGACGATTTCAAGAAAGAGCGCGAGGAAGAGGATCAAGAACACAAGCAGTTACTACAACTTGCTCCGATTAGTACGATTAAGAACAAGAAGAGTGAGTTGGAATACGATGAGATCAAGAAGCACTTCGATTTGCCAATCACAGAAGCTGCTAGCAAGATGAACATTGGTTTGACATTGTTGAAGAGAAGGTGCAGAGAACTCAGCATCAAGCGTTGGCCTCATAGGAAAATCAAGAGCTTGCAtttactcatacaaactctcaaGGTATATATGCTTGTAATTAAGTTTTGGCGCTTCATATCATTTACCAAATCTCAATGATTATTTTACTTTGAATGTAGGAGATAGGTTTGGACAATGAAGTTGAAATGTTGGAGCAAGAAATAAACATGTTGAAGCAAGTTCCAGGGACGGAAATCACACAAGAGACCAAGAAACTAAGGCAGGCTTATTTTAAAGCCAATTACAAAAGGAGGAAACTTTTGGCCTCTAActgttcttcatcatcatcatcatcatcacttagCTAAGCTACTAATCTTTCTATGTTCATATTCCATCTGATCAAAGCAACAGTTATTAGATATTAACATAGTTTAACTGTTTAGTGCTTGCATTGTTGCAATGGTTGTATTTTGGTTAGAAGATGCGAGGATGTTTCCTCCTCTCCTTCACTAACACGTCTCCGTTGCTATGTTGATCACGTTATTACCAAATATATGTGCAGAACCTGCAAAAGCTCAGTGAGCTAAATCAAGAAAGTAGAAACAATCAACTTTACTTGGTCAATGGCGTCAATGCATAATCTGGTTGGTTCATAATAAGTAAAGTATGAAACATGCTATTTTCATCGAGCGGGAGCGAATTGGGAGAGTAAAAATTGGACCTTTAAGAAGTAAGCTTACAGATTCCGTATTAGTGGTGGAAAATGATGCTGTACCATTATTTATGGTATTTGGAAATTGGAAATTTTTCCTAAGAAATATACTGAATTAAAAaccagaaattatttttaatatggaaagagagatggtgttttggttgaatattgatatttgaagtgTATTCCAATAGTATGGAAATCATTCAACACGCTCCCCACGTGTTGGCTAAGAAGCTGCCACGTGTTCAACACGCCCCCACGTGTTGGCCAGAATGCTGCCACGTGTCCACCACGCCCCCCACGTGTTGGCTTTCCACCCAAAAAATTCACCCATTTGTAATTACACCAAATACCTccattttcaacaaaaacaccaatattttttccataccaaaaaaaattagccaTTAAAAACATTCAATTCAATGCCTGATTGAaagtttaatataattttttttgtgacttatttaataatataattatgaATAGAATGACTAACATGCATAGAGATATTGTAAATTAAGTTAgacaaatatattattattattattattattattattattattattattattgaataaattaaaaaaattaattaataNNNNNNNNNNNNNNNNNNNNNNNNNNNNNNNNNNNNNNNNNNNNNNNNNNNNNNNNNNNNNNNNNTTATGCAAAATTTCTGtttatataatttatttcttATTATATCTAGATTAGATCTCATTAATAATTCTTCTtatagataaattttttttattaattgtattttaaattttcaattatatgtcagaactaattttttttacctaaagttaatgtaaaaaaaaaatatattcacaTCATGTTATCTAGACTCTAGAGTCATTATAATAAGATTTTTGGCCAATAACATATTATTAATAATCTCTTCTAAAAGTTTAAGTtgtataaatataattagataattttaataagaataatactacatattaaaatttttttaatcaactttaattaagttagttaataaataatagtaaataatgaattaataattaattttgttttgaAACAAAATACTAATTATAAGAAGAAAACTAATCCTttaagggcttgtttgggtgagcttttaaaaaaagatatttttttgagttatctttttttaaaaggtcttatagagaagtaaaagtaattttatgtttggatatctcatgtaaaaaggtctttttatctattaattatgtttgggtataacagtaTAAATgtacttttttgttcatttattacatgaaaaacatctttttttttttaaggaaaaaagatcttttaaaaaaagatgtaaattacagcttctcaaaaaagatcttttttttattttactagtgcttttacttttactactagaaatttgctaaacacgttaaaaaataaaaaaagatttttttcattgaaaaaagatctttttttaataaaataatggcgcccaaacatgcactaaGAATCTTAATTAAAAGTCGCTATACCCGTTTGGATAGATTCATAAGtgactttaatttttttaacttttaacttataAAAAAGTGTAGTATTAATATCTGgtacaattttcaaaacaaaattgcaactttctaaaaagttattttgatgcttaaggagaagttaaaaaaatgacttatctcataataaaattttttttatcacttttctcttaaaataagtatttttagaattaaaaaatcaaacacaaaataacatatttataagctacttttaatataaatatttattatttaaactatttcttcaaaagtaatttaattaagttgtttacccaaACTGAGCCAATATATTGGCTAAATAGATAAATATATAACAACCAAGGA includes:
- the LOC107605887 gene encoding protein RKD4, translating into MEFFNNELDSFSNDIDKIMEISPMDDFDDWAPLLTYKSTQKLFLNDLPEVDNDFDDLPPLDDFKKEREEEDQEHKQLLQLAPISTIKNKKSELEYDEIKKHFDLPITEAASKMNIGLTLLKRRCRELSIKRWPHRKIKSLHLLIQTLKEIGLDNEVEMLEQEINMLKQVPGTEITQETKKLRQAYFKANYKRRKLLASNCSSSSSSSSLS